Proteins encoded together in one Paracidovorax wautersii window:
- the ftsZ gene encoding cell division protein FtsZ → MTIEMIEAEEFNQGTQIKVIGVGGGGGNAVEHMIARSVQGVEFVCANTDAQALTRSTAHRTIQLGGSGLGAGSKPDKGRDAAEAAVEDIRQAIAGSHMLFITAGMGGGTGTGAAPVIARVAKEMGILTVGVVTKPFDWEGGRRMKNADDGLAELEANVDSLIVVLNEKLLEVLGDDITQDEAFAHANDVLKNAVGGIAEIINEYGHVNVDFEDVRTVMGEPGKAMMGTATAAGPDRARIAAEQAVACPLLEGIDLSGAKGVLVLVTAAKGSLKLSESRLAMSTINAYASPDAHVIYGAAYDDTLGDEIRVTVVATGLSRANARRQPISVVQGGLRTGTDNVAYQMPMAGAAVGVAGGLVGGAAQADYGSMSVPSVWRTNRTQAAARVDALSSGGMDDLEIPAFLRKQAD, encoded by the coding sequence ATGACCATCGAAATGATCGAAGCCGAAGAATTCAACCAGGGCACGCAGATCAAGGTGATCGGCGTCGGCGGCGGCGGCGGCAATGCCGTCGAGCACATGATCGCCCGCAGCGTGCAAGGCGTGGAGTTCGTCTGCGCCAACACCGATGCACAGGCCCTCACGCGCAGCACGGCGCACCGCACCATCCAGCTGGGCGGCAGCGGCCTGGGCGCCGGCAGCAAGCCCGACAAGGGCCGTGACGCCGCCGAAGCAGCGGTGGAAGACATCCGCCAGGCCATCGCCGGCTCGCACATGCTGTTCATCACCGCCGGCATGGGCGGCGGCACGGGCACGGGTGCAGCGCCCGTGATCGCCCGCGTGGCCAAGGAAATGGGCATTCTCACCGTGGGCGTGGTCACCAAGCCCTTCGACTGGGAAGGCGGCCGCCGCATGAAGAACGCCGACGACGGCCTGGCCGAGCTGGAAGCCAACGTCGACTCGCTGATCGTGGTGCTGAACGAGAAGCTGCTGGAAGTGCTGGGCGACGACATCACCCAGGACGAAGCCTTCGCCCACGCCAACGACGTGCTGAAGAACGCCGTCGGCGGCATCGCCGAAATCATCAACGAGTACGGCCACGTCAACGTCGACTTCGAAGACGTGCGCACCGTGATGGGCGAGCCCGGCAAGGCCATGATGGGCACGGCCACGGCCGCCGGCCCGGACCGCGCCCGCATCGCCGCCGAGCAGGCCGTGGCCTGCCCGCTGCTGGAAGGCATCGACCTGTCGGGCGCCAAGGGCGTGCTGGTGCTGGTCACCGCCGCCAAGGGCAGCCTCAAGCTGTCCGAGTCGCGCCTGGCCATGAGCACCATCAACGCCTACGCCTCGCCCGACGCGCACGTCATCTATGGCGCCGCCTACGACGACACGCTGGGCGACGAGATCCGCGTGACCGTGGTGGCGACCGGCCTGTCGCGCGCCAACGCACGCCGCCAGCCCATCTCGGTGGTGCAGGGCGGCCTGCGCACCGGCACCGACAACGTGGCGTACCAGATGCCCATGGCCGGTGCCGCCGTGGGCGTGGCCGGCGGCCTGGTCGGCGGCGCGGCCCAGGCGGACTACGGCAGCATGTCGGTCCCCAGCGTGTGGCGCACCAACCGCACCCAGGCGGCCGCCCGCGTGGACGCCCTGTCGTCCGGCGGCATGGACGATCTGGAGATCCCGGCTTTCCTGCGCAAGCAGGCCGACTGA
- the lpxC gene encoding UDP-3-O-acyl-N-acetylglucosamine deacetylase: MLQQRTIKTLTRAVGVGLHSGQRVELTLRPAQPDTGIVFRRVDLPEPVDIPVAAASIVDTRMASTIGVGAAKVHTVEHLMSACAGLGLDNLYVDITAEEVPILDGSSASFVFLLQSAGVELQNAPKRFIRVTRPVEVREGTGANAKWARLDPYHGFKLRFEIDFAHPAVDSTGQSVEFDLGSGNYIRDIARARTFGFTKDVEMMRANGLALGGGLDNAIVMDDYKVLNADGLRYDDEFVKHKILDAIGDLYVVGKPLLAAYSAFRSGHGMNNLLLRELLAQEDAWEIATFDNERQAPTGFTQPARAW, from the coding sequence ATGCTCCAGCAACGAACGATCAAGACCTTGACCCGCGCCGTGGGCGTGGGCCTGCACAGCGGCCAGCGCGTCGAGTTGACGCTGCGCCCGGCGCAGCCCGACACGGGCATCGTCTTCCGTCGCGTCGATCTGCCGGAGCCCGTCGACATTCCGGTGGCTGCGGCCTCGATCGTGGACACGCGCATGGCCTCGACGATCGGGGTCGGTGCGGCGAAGGTGCACACGGTGGAGCACCTGATGTCCGCTTGCGCGGGGTTGGGCCTGGACAATCTGTATGTGGACATCACGGCCGAAGAGGTGCCCATTCTCGATGGCTCGTCGGCCTCCTTCGTTTTCCTGCTGCAAAGTGCCGGCGTGGAACTGCAGAACGCGCCCAAGCGCTTCATCCGCGTCACGCGCCCTGTCGAAGTGCGCGAAGGCACGGGTGCCAACGCCAAGTGGGCCCGTCTGGACCCCTACCACGGCTTCAAGCTGCGCTTCGAGATCGACTTCGCCCACCCGGCGGTCGATTCCACCGGCCAGAGCGTGGAGTTCGACCTCGGCTCGGGCAACTACATCCGCGATATCGCGCGCGCCCGCACCTTCGGCTTCACCAAGGACGTGGAGATGATGCGTGCCAACGGTCTGGCGCTCGGCGGCGGGCTGGACAACGCCATCGTCATGGACGACTACAAGGTGCTCAATGCCGACGGCCTGCGCTACGACGACGAGTTCGTGAAGCACAAGATCCTCGACGCCATCGGCGACCTGTATGTGGTGGGCAAGCCGCTGCTGGCGGCCTACAGCGCCTTCCGATCCGGCCACGGCATGAACAACCTGCTGCTGCGCGAGCTGCTCGCCCAGGAGGATGCCTGGGAGATTGCGACGTTCGACAACGAGCGCCAGGCGCCCACGGGTTTCACGCAGCCGGCGCGCGCCTGGTAG
- the thiC gene encoding phosphomethylpyrimidine synthase ThiC, protein MNAPDKFAQLLALTRESFPASTKNYLTGSRPDVRVPVRDIALTNGEQVSVYDTSGPYTDPAAEIDVRKGLPSVRGAWIEARGDTERYEGRKQQALDDGSKSEDAARLALLRTEAAALQRKPVRARSGANVTQMHYAKRGIVTPEMEYVALRENGRREWMAQYAQDEARERRLAGNPMGASIPKIITPEFVRDEVARGRAIIPANINHPEVEPMAIGRNFKVKINANIGNSAVTSSIEEEVEKLVWAIRWGADNVMDLSTGKNIHTTRDWIIRNSPVPIGTVPIYQALEKVGGIAEDLTWEIFRDTLVEQAEQGVDYFTIHAGVRLAYIHLTAARRTGIVSRGGSIMAKWCMAHHRESFLYEHFEDICDIMKQYDVSFSLGDGLRPGCASDANDEAQFAELRTLGELTQVAWKHDVQTMIEGPGHVPMHMIQANMTEQLKTCHEAPFYTLGPLTIDIAPGYDHIASAIGAAMIGWMGTAMLCYVTPKEHLGLPDRDDVKQGIIAYKIAAHAADVAKGHPGARARDDALSQARFDFRWQDQFNLGLDPETAQQYHDETLPKDSAKVAHFCSMCGPKFCSMKITQEVREFAAQGMQEKAVEFRGTGGELYVPIQPIA, encoded by the coding sequence ATGAACGCCCCCGATAAATTCGCCCAGCTGCTCGCGCTCACGCGTGAATCCTTTCCCGCGTCCACCAAGAACTACCTGACAGGCAGCCGCCCCGATGTGCGCGTTCCTGTACGCGACATCGCCCTCACCAACGGCGAGCAGGTCAGCGTGTACGACACGTCCGGCCCCTATACCGACCCCGCGGCCGAGATCGATGTGCGCAAGGGCCTGCCCAGCGTGCGCGGCGCGTGGATCGAGGCGCGCGGCGACACCGAGCGCTACGAAGGCCGCAAGCAGCAGGCGCTGGACGATGGCAGCAAGTCCGAGGACGCCGCCCGTCTGGCCTTGCTCCGCACCGAAGCCGCAGCGCTGCAGCGCAAGCCCGTGCGCGCCCGCAGCGGCGCGAACGTCACGCAGATGCATTACGCCAAGCGGGGCATCGTCACGCCCGAGATGGAATACGTGGCCCTGCGCGAGAACGGCCGGCGTGAATGGATGGCCCAGTACGCCCAGGACGAGGCCCGCGAGCGCCGCCTGGCCGGCAACCCGATGGGCGCCAGCATTCCCAAGATCATCACGCCCGAGTTCGTGCGCGACGAGGTGGCCCGCGGCCGCGCCATCATCCCGGCCAACATCAACCACCCCGAGGTCGAGCCCATGGCCATCGGGCGCAACTTCAAGGTGAAGATCAACGCCAACATCGGCAACTCGGCGGTCACGTCGAGCATCGAGGAAGAGGTCGAGAAGCTGGTCTGGGCGATCCGCTGGGGCGCCGACAACGTGATGGATCTCTCCACGGGCAAGAACATCCACACCACGCGCGACTGGATCATCCGCAACAGCCCCGTGCCCATCGGCACCGTGCCCATCTACCAGGCACTGGAGAAGGTGGGCGGCATTGCCGAGGACCTGACCTGGGAGATCTTCCGCGACACGCTGGTCGAGCAGGCGGAGCAGGGCGTGGACTACTTCACCATCCACGCGGGCGTGCGCCTGGCCTACATCCACCTCACGGCGGCGCGGCGCACGGGCATCGTCTCGCGCGGGGGCTCGATCATGGCCAAGTGGTGCATGGCGCACCACCGCGAGAGCTTCCTGTACGAGCACTTCGAAGACATCTGCGACATCATGAAGCAGTACGACGTGTCGTTCAGCCTGGGCGACGGCCTGCGTCCCGGCTGCGCATCGGATGCCAACGACGAGGCGCAGTTCGCTGAATTGCGCACGCTGGGCGAGCTGACCCAGGTGGCCTGGAAGCACGACGTACAAACGATGATCGAAGGCCCCGGCCACGTGCCCATGCACATGATCCAGGCCAACATGACCGAGCAGCTCAAGACCTGCCACGAGGCGCCGTTCTACACCCTGGGCCCGCTGACCATCGACATCGCGCCTGGCTACGACCACATCGCCAGCGCCATCGGCGCGGCCATGATCGGTTGGATGGGCACGGCCATGCTCTGCTACGTCACGCCCAAGGAGCACCTGGGCCTGCCCGACCGCGATGACGTCAAGCAGGGCATCATCGCGTACAAGATCGCGGCCCATGCGGCGGACGTGGCCAAGGGCCACCCTGGTGCGCGTGCGCGGGACGATGCGCTGAGCCAGGCACGGTTCGACTTCCGCTGGCAGGACCAGTTCAACCTGGGGCTCGACCCGGAGACCGCGCAGCAGTACCACGACGAAACCCTGCCCAAGGACTCGGCCAAGGTGGCGCATTTCTGCTCCATGTGCGGCCCCAAGTTCTGCTCGATGAAGATCACGCAGGAAGTGCGCGAGTTCGCGGCGCAGGGCATGCAGGAGAAGGCGGTGGAGTTCCGCGGCACGGGCGGCGAGCTGTACGTGCCCATCCAGCCGATCGCCTGA